Proteins found in one Oncorhynchus mykiss isolate Arlee chromosome 17, USDA_OmykA_1.1, whole genome shotgun sequence genomic segment:
- the LOC110494730 gene encoding zinc finger protein 37 has protein sequence MYYNKISQGFGTARSSLFVYHVTKCRVGRPQSFNLWFVTLAALVVSLPPSLFEQGYGRLTEATVEIFGAVEKTITEFQEEIASSKEEIERLQRLLDLALKPDLKLHKSDAKHLTLPVPEEVPPEKRHCEHEWSPSLGQEEPEPTHIEGEEEVRTSQEEQQYQGLEPDIEFIFTPLCVESDYDQDPPQPSPTTNTTEEMDAEPEGERNGASLTTSDFQSLSVEYPGSPAAQNNTSGSVDVVASGGLLSALGLIRTTSMQASVGGRRTKKLPHKKVQSSHSSAVSRKTTKLPLKIVQNPDTSDGGKKTTKLPLKTVQSPDTSVVGRKTTKLPLKTVQSPDTSAVGRKTTKLPLKPVQSPDTSAVGRKTTKLPIKTVQSPDTSAVGRKTTKLPLKTVRSPDTSAVGRKTTKLPLKTVQSPDTSAVGRKTAKLPLKTMQSPNTSDGGRKTTKSPLKTVQSPNTSAVGRRTSKSPRIRGEEAGGLRSALGLVRTLRARVKKEQSSPASAEARKTKKLPHKKRQSYLTSGGVRKISKLPKVTSANKNHTAPHCCKMCGKSFVFMTYLVSHVQKIHLKDKYHLCGVCGKDFRSTDSMVKHLQTHMGVKHFCHACAKVFTCSSNLKVHMRIHTGEKPFQCKHCGKGFTVRKSLEDHEKTHTGERPFKCTSCGKCFSSTTHLSRHQEIHTGEKPYQCNDCGKSFSRKEKLAEHMRTHTGEKPYPCPECGKCFGLKGNLTTHMIRHTGEKPCRCEECGKCFSLNADLKIHMRTHTGEKRYKCNVCDKSFTQKAYLASHIMKHTAEKQPVQ, from the exons ATGTATTACAACAAGATCTCTCAA GGTTTCGGTACCGCAAGATCGTCACTCTTTGTATACCACGTGACTAAATGCAGAGTAGGTCGTCCACAGAGTTTCAATCTTTGGTTCGTCACTCTGGCCGCCCTTGTGGTTTCACTTCCGCCATCTTTGTTTGAGCAGGGCTACGGA CGCTTGACGGAGGCAACTGTTGAGAtatttggagcagtggaaaaaaCAATAACCGAGTTCCAGGAAGAAATTGCCAGTTCAAAGGAGGAGATCGAACGTCTACAGAGGCTTCTGGATTTGGCTTTGAAACCCGACTTAAAGTTACATAAATCAG ATGCCAAGCACCTTACTCTCCCTGTCCCAGAGGAGGTTCCCCCTGAGAAGCGGCACTGTGAGCATGAGTGGAGCCCCAGTCTAGGCCAGGAGGAGCCAGAGCCCACACACATTGAAGGGGAAGAGGAGGTCAGGACCAGTCAGGAGGAGCAGCAGTATCAAGGACTAGAGCCCGACATAGAGTTCATATTTACTCCTCTCTGTGTGGAAAGTGACTATGATCAGGACCCACCCCAGCCTTCACCAACCACCAACACAACTGAAGAGATGGACGCCGAACCGGAGGGGGAGAGAAATGGGGCATCATTAACAACCAGTGACTTCCAGTCCCTCTCTGTAGAATATCCAGGATCCCCTGCAGCTCAGAACAACACCAGTGGAAGTGTTGATGTAGTGGCGAGTGGAGGACTACTGTCAGCATTGGGGTTAATACGGACAACCAGTATGCAAGCAAGTGTTGGAGGCCGGAGAACCAAAAAATTACCCCACAAGAAAGTACAAAGCTCCCATTCCAGTGCAGTAAGCAGGAAGACTACCAAGTTACCCCTTAAGATAGTGCAAAACCCAGATACCAGTGATGGAGGCAAGAAGACTACCAAGTTGCCCCTGAAGACGGTGCAAAGCCCAGATACCAGTGTAGTAGGCAGGAAGACGACCAAGTTACCCCTCAAGACAGTGCAAAGCCCTGATACCAGTGCAGTAGGCAGGAAGACTACCAAGTTGCCCCTAAAGCCAGTGCAAAGCCCTGATACCAGTGCAGTAGGCAGGAAGACTACCAAGTTACCCATCAAGACAGTGCAAAGCCCTGATACCAGTGCAGTAGGCAGGAAGACTACCAAGTTACCCCTCAAGACAGTGCGAAGCCCTGATACCAGTGCAGTAGGCAGGAAGACTACCAAGTTACCCCTCAAGACAGTGCAAAGCCCTGATACCAGTGCAGTAGGCAGGAAGACTGCCAAGTTACCCCTTAAGACCATGCAAAGCCCCAATACCAGTGATGGAGGCAGGAAGACTACCAAGTCACCCCTCAAGACAGTGCAAAGCCCCAATACCAGTGCAGTAGGCAGGAGAACTTCAAAGTCACCACgtataagaggagaggaggctggaGGACTACGGTCAGCACTGGGGTTAGTTCGGACATTGAGAGCACGGGTCAAGAAAGAACAAAGCTCTCCTGCCAGTGCTGAAGCGAGGAAAACTAAAAAGTTACCCCACAAGAAAAGACAAAGTTATCTTACCAGTGGTGGAGTCAGGAAAATCTCCAAGTTACCCAAGGTAACATCAGCCAATAAAAACCATACGGCACCTCATTGTTGCAAGATGTGTGGGAAGTCTTTTGTTTTCATGACTTATCTTGTTAGTCATGTGCAAAAAATTCATTTAAAGGATAAATACCATCTTTGTGGGGTTTGTGGGAAAGATTTTAGGTCCACAGATAGTATGGTGAAGCATCTGCAAACCCACATGGGAGTGAAGCATTTCTGCCACGCCTGTGCTAAAGTCTTCACTTGTAGTTCCAATCTGAAAGTGCATATGAGGAtccatacaggggagaagccatttCAGTGCAAACACTGTGGGAAAGGCTTCACTGTGAGAAAATCCCTGGAAGACCATGAGAAGACTCACACAGGGGAGAGGCCATTTAAGTGCACTTCATGTGGAAAATGTTTCTCATCAACGACTCATCTAAGTCGCCACCAGgaaattcacacaggagagaaaccctaTCAGTGCAACGATTGTGGGAAAAGCTTCAGTCGGAAGGAGAAACTGGCAGAACATATGAGGACCCATACAGGGGAGAAACCATATCCCTGCCCTGAATGTGGCAAATGCTTTGGTCTGAAGGGAAATCTGACCACCCATATGATAagacacacaggggagaaaccatgcagGTGCGAAGAATGTGGCAAATGTTTCTCTTTGAATGCAGACCTGAAAATTCATATGAGGACACACACGGGGGAGAAAAGATATAAGTGCAATGTTTGTGACAAATCCTTCACTCAGAAGGCGTACTTGGCTAGCCACATTATGAAACACACGGCAGAGAAACAACCGGTTCAATGA